A single window of Micrococcaceae bacterium Sec5.1 DNA harbors:
- a CDS encoding D-2-hydroxyacid dehydrogenase: MTVSDERKRPVVAALYREALPPRLEEIEALAEVRLTKADGLAEAMDGADVLYQWHSFSPALRENWDAASSLKWVHVTAAGVSQLLFDQLIQSDVVYTNSRGVLSRAIAEFALGFVLDIAKDSQGSFKLQQQQRWQHRVTRKIQGQRALVVGTGSIGREIASLFRAVGLQVSGAGRSSRPGDELFDHIHSSRDLAGIVGDVDYLVLAAPLTKDTKGLVDADVLSAMKSTAHLINVGRGELVRTDALMDALTSGSIAGAALDVVHPEPLPAGHPLWSMENVIITPHMSGDTEDYLDDLGQLFVDNLRRFSQGEPLQNIVDKTLGFVPVS, encoded by the coding sequence ATGACGGTTTCCGATGAACGCAAGAGGCCTGTTGTCGCGGCACTATACCGGGAGGCTTTACCGCCCCGGTTGGAGGAGATCGAAGCCCTGGCCGAGGTCCGACTGACCAAGGCCGATGGACTGGCTGAAGCGATGGACGGTGCCGATGTCCTGTACCAGTGGCATTCGTTTTCCCCTGCCTTGCGGGAGAACTGGGACGCGGCGTCGTCTCTGAAATGGGTCCATGTAACGGCAGCGGGCGTTAGCCAGCTCCTGTTCGACCAGCTCATCCAGAGCGATGTGGTCTACACGAACTCCCGCGGAGTGCTGAGCCGTGCAATTGCCGAATTCGCGCTGGGCTTCGTCCTGGATATTGCGAAAGACTCGCAGGGCTCGTTCAAGCTTCAACAGCAGCAGCGCTGGCAGCACAGGGTCACCCGTAAGATCCAGGGCCAACGCGCTTTGGTGGTGGGCACTGGTTCCATCGGGCGGGAAATCGCGTCCCTGTTCCGTGCCGTGGGTCTGCAGGTCAGCGGTGCCGGACGAAGCAGCCGTCCAGGGGATGAATTGTTCGACCACATCCATTCTTCCCGGGACCTGGCCGGGATCGTCGGCGACGTCGACTACCTGGTGCTGGCGGCGCCACTGACCAAGGACACCAAGGGCCTTGTGGACGCTGACGTACTTTCCGCCATGAAATCCACGGCACACCTCATCAATGTGGGCCGTGGGGAGCTGGTACGGACGGACGCGCTGATGGATGCGCTGACCTCCGGATCCATTGCCGGGGCCGCACTGGACGTGGTCCATCCCGAGCCGCTGCCCGCGGGACATCCTCTGTGGAGCATGGAGAACGTCATCATCACACCCCACATGAGCGGTGACACTGAGGACTACCTCGACGATCTGGGGCAATTGTTCGTGGACAACCTGCGACGGTTCAGCCAGGGCGAACCCCTGCAGAACATCGTGGACA